In one window of Allorhodopirellula heiligendammensis DNA:
- the corA gene encoding magnesium/cobalt transporter CorA encodes MPAISATYYSQTAHRRVAVDSVDDLVDAFDDDEVTWVDIQGFGDRSIMRKIGEIFHLHPLLLEDVVNVPQRPKSEPYDDQLLVIVRMVRLGEPDDQEEPTVDMEQVSLVITKNYLITFQEKHGDVLDPVRQRLVANKGLIRKRGPDYLAYAIIDTIVDAYYPVLEILGDRLEALEEVVIDNPSPAVLGELNRLKNQLINLRRAIWPQREAINELVRGDHQVMTEEVGVYMRDVYDHCIQTSEVAEMYREMVTGLMNTYLSSVANRTNEVMKVLTIMASIFIPLTFMAGIYGMNFEHMPELKYQYSYAVLWIAMVAVAIGMLAYFWMKGWIFERRG; translated from the coding sequence GTGCCTGCAATTTCGGCGACCTACTACTCGCAAACGGCACACCGCAGGGTCGCCGTGGACTCCGTCGACGACCTGGTGGATGCCTTCGACGACGATGAAGTGACCTGGGTCGATATCCAAGGATTTGGAGATCGTTCGATCATGCGAAAGATCGGCGAGATTTTTCACCTCCACCCGCTGCTTCTGGAGGACGTCGTGAACGTTCCCCAGCGTCCCAAAAGCGAGCCCTACGACGACCAGCTACTGGTGATCGTCCGCATGGTCCGCCTCGGCGAACCGGACGATCAAGAAGAGCCGACGGTCGACATGGAGCAAGTCAGTCTGGTCATCACGAAAAACTACCTGATCACGTTCCAAGAAAAGCATGGAGATGTGCTGGATCCTGTCCGCCAACGATTGGTCGCCAATAAAGGGCTGATTCGCAAACGTGGCCCTGATTATCTCGCCTACGCGATCATCGATACGATTGTGGATGCCTATTACCCGGTCTTGGAGATATTAGGTGATCGGTTGGAGGCCCTAGAGGAAGTCGTGATCGACAACCCGTCACCAGCCGTACTGGGCGAACTGAACCGGCTCAAAAACCAACTGATTAATTTGCGACGGGCGATCTGGCCTCAGCGTGAAGCAATCAACGAACTCGTTCGCGGGGATCATCAGGTCATGACCGAAGAGGTTGGTGTCTATATGCGAGACGTTTACGATCACTGCATCCAAACGTCGGAAGTGGCTGAAATGTATCGAGAAATGGTTACGGGACTGATGAATACCTATCTATCTTCGGTGGCCAATCGAACAAACGAAGTCATGAAGGTATTGACAATCATGGCCAGTATTTTTATTCCACTGACCTTCATGGCGGGCATTTACGGAATGAACTTCGAACACATGCCAGAGCTGAAGTACCAATACTCTTATGCGGTGTTGTGGATTGCGATGGTTGCCGTTGCCATTGGAATGTTGGCTTACTTCTGGATGAAGGGCTGGATATTTGAACGACGAGGCTAG
- a CDS encoding WXG100 family type VII secretion target, whose product MSQAIGDPDQIRQFAAQLSQFTEELRQRGGSLAAQMNQLEQSWRDEQQRKFSQEFQDQLRQLQRLVQATNQHVPYLLRKAEQLDQYLGR is encoded by the coding sequence ATGAGTCAAGCAATCGGAGATCCCGACCAGATCCGCCAATTTGCCGCCCAACTCTCACAGTTCACCGAGGAACTTCGGCAGCGTGGCGGATCACTCGCGGCACAGATGAATCAGCTCGAGCAGTCGTGGCGGGACGAACAGCAGCGAAAATTCAGCCAAGAATTTCAAGATCAACTGCGTCAGCTGCAACGATTAGTCCAGGCAACCAATCAACATGTCCCGTATCTGCTTCGCAAAGCAGAGCAACTCGATCAGTATTTAGGGCGGTAA
- a CDS encoding sugar phosphate isomerase/epimerase family protein, producing the protein MSQHPHSFPKLHNAAWPGVVGKGDDDANPVISLDEMLDLTAAAEVDGRKFDGVDVFLSEPHISIDATDEDLELVAEKVRSRNLDIGTVVAPVWTPTGGGSAAGSPEEVEAFLTQVRKGCEIGRKLRELGVRPHGVVRIDSATPTAQWFEAPEKNQSTIADTFKAACDIAEEYDERLAAEGEICWGGMHSWRSMVDLLERVGHPERLGFQADMAHTLLYLLGYNAPEDAILPRDFDWQDEEKKTAALHELTHALRPWTIDFHVAQNDATVHGTGSHDKTGRHCLPNDPNGKLNIPVDAAHWLRDEHGDVLQVCRHICWDGCMFPNDVMHQAETWNGILAAMLSVQDAHGWNEPSA; encoded by the coding sequence ATGAGCCAACATCCTCATTCTTTCCCCAAACTGCACAACGCAGCTTGGCCGGGCGTGGTCGGCAAAGGTGACGACGATGCAAACCCGGTGATTTCACTTGATGAGATGCTGGATCTAACCGCGGCTGCGGAAGTCGATGGCCGTAAATTTGACGGTGTCGACGTTTTTCTGTCCGAGCCTCACATCTCGATCGACGCTACCGACGAAGACCTCGAACTGGTGGCAGAGAAGGTCCGCAGCCGCAACCTCGACATCGGCACGGTCGTCGCGCCCGTGTGGACGCCGACGGGCGGCGGTAGCGCTGCGGGGAGCCCAGAGGAGGTCGAGGCGTTTCTGACACAGGTCCGCAAGGGCTGCGAGATCGGTCGCAAACTGCGGGAACTCGGCGTTCGGCCCCATGGTGTGGTCCGGATTGACAGCGCGACACCAACCGCTCAGTGGTTCGAAGCACCTGAGAAAAACCAAAGTACGATTGCAGATACTTTCAAAGCTGCCTGCGATATCGCCGAGGAATATGACGAGCGGCTTGCCGCAGAAGGCGAGATCTGCTGGGGGGGAATGCACAGCTGGCGATCGATGGTCGATTTGCTCGAACGAGTTGGCCATCCCGAAAGGCTCGGTTTTCAGGCCGACATGGCGCATACCCTGTTGTATCTACTCGGTTACAACGCGCCTGAGGACGCGATCCTACCACGAGATTTTGATTGGCAGGACGAAGAGAAAAAGACCGCTGCTTTGCACGAACTGACCCACGCTCTCCGGCCCTGGACGATTGACTTCCACGTCGCTCAAAACGACGCAACGGTGCACGGCACTGGCAGCCATGATAAGACGGGACGACACTGTTTGCCGAACGACCCCAATGGCAAACTCAATATTCCCGTCGATGCCGCCCACTGGTTGCGAGATGAGCACGGTGATGTGCTCCAGGTTTGCCGGCACATTTGCTGGGACGGCTGCATGTTCCCCAACGACGTCATGCACCAAGCTGAGACGTGGAACGGGATTCTCGCTGCGATGCTCAGCGTCCAAGATGCACACGGTTGGAATGAGCCATCGGCGTAG
- a CDS encoding tetratricopeptide repeat protein, translating into MSSPAHPAGDSSEKSTPHAATGGPNRRQALERRLKDARTDREAYFELAAIYRSEGRPMQATKILKQGCEVFPDDLDLLWEFEEAQLARSIQQLTEVREMAAKAKNAAFDQDLDRCSMDWANCRVKVCRARLNRDPSLQHFRLVLGEALYDLEKHAEAINELEPLLANDNHSSAAAYWIGKCHLVLGSDIESMHWFRIASMRRSVTSPPKVRIAALRMLIDLAERHGVAATHELYKSTLASVLESAHVHHT; encoded by the coding sequence ATGTCATCACCCGCTCATCCCGCAGGAGATTCGTCTGAGAAATCGACTCCCCACGCAGCGACCGGAGGGCCGAATCGACGGCAGGCCTTGGAGCGTCGGCTTAAAGACGCCCGGACGGATCGTGAAGCGTACTTTGAACTTGCGGCGATCTACCGCAGCGAGGGACGCCCCATGCAAGCGACGAAGATTCTCAAGCAGGGATGCGAGGTATTTCCCGATGATCTCGATTTGCTGTGGGAATTTGAAGAGGCTCAGCTGGCCCGTTCGATCCAGCAATTAACCGAGGTTCGTGAAATGGCAGCGAAAGCAAAAAACGCTGCCTTCGATCAAGACCTCGATCGCTGTTCGATGGATTGGGCGAATTGCCGCGTGAAAGTCTGCCGGGCTCGATTGAACCGCGATCCCTCGCTGCAGCATTTTCGACTTGTCCTCGGCGAGGCCCTCTATGATCTCGAAAAGCATGCCGAGGCAATCAACGAGCTCGAGCCGCTGCTAGCAAATGACAACCATAGTTCCGCAGCAGCCTATTGGATCGGGAAGTGCCATTTGGTGTTAGGTAGTGATATCGAATCGATGCACTGGTTCCGAATTGCCTCCATGCGGCGTAGCGTCACGTCGCCACCGAAGGTCCGCATCGCGGCACTGAGAATGTTGATCGATCTGGCGGAGCGTCACGGCGTGGCAGCGACGCATGAATTGTACAAATCAACTTTGGCATCGGTCTTAGAATCCGCCCATGTCCATCACACGTAG
- a CDS encoding hemolysin family protein has product MTLLFLSLAAALILLNGFFVAAEFSLVKVRISRIEQLAKAGKPFAGTARWLATRLDESLSACQLGITMASLALGWVGEPAFAALVEPVLGWGGVTDQRAIHVLGFAIAFSVITGLHLVVGEQFPKIFAIRRPEMVLLWCALPLKFCYAILYPFLIILNVVTSFLLRMVGIHGASDHGSVNTEEEIRALLREAHVHGNLSRSEHRLINNVFEFDDLIVRRVMLPRGKVVFFDVNEPISVLRELVRRTMHTRYPVCDGSLDKVLGVVHIKDLLTVPESDESFDVRTIMRPPKKVHETMPISRVLRHFQATHQLMAFVIDEYGTITGMVTLENVLERIVGEVDDEFDNANPNIVPAGLREFIVNGSTPIDEARRKLQIPLTESDEADTVSGLLMDHSGQILSQGDRIEVDGAVAEILEMKNDSATKIRFWVSETPPISRP; this is encoded by the coding sequence GTGACTCTTCTGTTTTTGAGCCTGGCTGCAGCTTTAATTTTGCTCAATGGATTTTTTGTGGCCGCTGAGTTTTCACTTGTCAAAGTGCGCATCTCGAGAATCGAACAGCTTGCCAAGGCGGGCAAGCCGTTTGCGGGGACGGCTCGCTGGCTCGCCACGCGATTGGATGAGTCCTTGTCGGCCTGCCAGCTTGGGATCACGATGGCGTCGTTGGCATTAGGGTGGGTGGGCGAGCCCGCATTTGCCGCGCTCGTCGAACCGGTTCTGGGGTGGGGCGGCGTTACTGACCAACGGGCGATCCACGTGCTCGGGTTTGCCATCGCATTCTCGGTCATCACTGGCCTGCACCTGGTCGTGGGTGAGCAATTTCCAAAAATCTTTGCGATCCGTCGGCCTGAAATGGTGCTGCTGTGGTGTGCTCTTCCCCTGAAGTTCTGTTACGCGATCCTGTACCCATTCTTGATCATTTTAAATGTGGTGACCTCATTCTTGCTACGAATGGTTGGAATTCACGGGGCGTCGGATCATGGCAGTGTGAACACAGAGGAAGAGATTCGGGCGTTGCTACGTGAAGCGCACGTGCACGGAAATCTCTCCCGCAGCGAACATCGGCTGATTAATAATGTGTTTGAGTTTGACGACCTCATCGTTCGACGTGTGATGTTACCTCGGGGCAAAGTCGTATTCTTCGACGTCAACGAGCCAATTTCAGTACTGAGAGAGCTCGTCCGCAGGACCATGCATACCCGTTATCCCGTATGTGATGGATCGCTCGACAAGGTCTTGGGAGTCGTCCATATCAAAGATTTACTGACCGTGCCAGAAAGTGATGAATCATTTGATGTACGAACCATCATGCGTCCTCCCAAGAAGGTTCACGAGACAATGCCCATCAGCAGAGTACTGAGGCACTTCCAAGCAACTCACCAATTGATGGCCTTCGTCATCGATGAATACGGCACGATCACCGGCATGGTCACCTTGGAAAACGTCCTTGAGCGCATCGTGGGCGAGGTAGATGACGAGTTTGATAACGCAAATCCAAACATCGTCCCGGCAGGCCTGAGGGAATTTATCGTCAATGGCTCAACGCCGATTGATGAAGCGCGCCGCAAGCTCCAGATTCCGCTGACGGAGTCTGACGAGGCCGATACGGTCAGCGGTTTGTTAATGGATCATTCCGGACAGATTCTCTCGCAAGGTGACCGGATCGAAGTGGATGGGGCCGTCGCAGAAATCCTCGAGATGAAAAACGATAGTGCCACGAAAATTCGGTTTTGGGTCTCTGAGACGCCACCAATCTCGCGGCCATAG
- a CDS encoding Gfo/Idh/MocA family protein, with translation MKPLNIGMIGYGFMGRTHSNGYRQANRFFDLEYQPVLKAVCARNAEKAQAFADQQGYESIETDWRQLIARDDIDAVDVCTPNNLHKEIAIAAARAGKMVLCEKPLAMNVAEGVEMCEEIEKAGVANMVWYNYRRVPAVTLAKQLIDEGRLGKVFHYRANFLQDWTINADVPQGGAATWRLDADAAGSGVTGDLLAHCIDTALWLNGGIKDVSAMTETFVKERVHAETGAKQPVTIDDACMFHCHFDNGSLGLFESTRYARGHKALYTLEVNGEHASLRWDLHDLHRLEYFDHSDDSIVRGWRSIHVSDGDQPYMGNWWVPGLQIGYEHTFIHQVADFLKSLETGEPVHPNFRDALETQKVCDAVLASAKERCWKDI, from the coding sequence ATGAAACCACTCAATATCGGCATGATCGGATACGGCTTTATGGGCCGTACGCACAGCAATGGATATCGCCAAGCCAACCGATTCTTTGATCTGGAATACCAACCGGTGCTCAAAGCGGTCTGCGCTCGCAACGCAGAGAAGGCTCAAGCTTTCGCGGACCAACAGGGATATGAATCGATCGAAACCGACTGGCGACAATTGATCGCTCGCGATGATATCGATGCCGTTGATGTGTGCACGCCCAATAACCTGCACAAGGAGATTGCGATCGCCGCGGCGCGGGCCGGTAAGATGGTGTTGTGCGAAAAGCCCTTGGCGATGAACGTTGCCGAGGGTGTGGAAATGTGCGAAGAGATCGAGAAGGCCGGAGTGGCCAATATGGTCTGGTACAATTATCGCCGCGTGCCTGCTGTGACCTTGGCTAAGCAATTGATCGACGAGGGGCGGTTAGGAAAAGTCTTCCATTACCGTGCCAATTTCTTGCAGGACTGGACGATCAACGCGGACGTGCCCCAAGGTGGTGCAGCGACTTGGCGACTCGATGCCGACGCGGCAGGCAGTGGCGTTACCGGCGATCTGCTGGCTCACTGCATCGATACGGCCCTGTGGCTCAACGGTGGCATCAAAGATGTATCGGCGATGACGGAGACCTTTGTCAAAGAACGAGTGCACGCCGAAACGGGCGCCAAGCAGCCTGTTACCATCGATGACGCCTGCATGTTCCATTGCCACTTCGACAACGGTTCACTCGGGTTGTTTGAATCGACCCGCTACGCCCGGGGTCACAAAGCCCTGTACACGCTCGAGGTCAACGGCGAGCACGCCTCGCTGCGTTGGGATCTGCATGATCTCCACCGCCTCGAATACTTCGATCATTCCGATGATTCGATCGTGCGAGGTTGGCGAAGCATTCACGTCAGCGACGGTGATCAACCTTACATGGGAAACTGGTGGGTTCCTGGACTGCAGATCGGCTATGAGCACACGTTCATTCACCAGGTCGCTGATTTTCTGAAATCACTCGAGACCGGCGAGCCTGTGCACCCGAATTTCCGGGACGCCTTGGAAACGCAGAAGGTTTGCGACGCGGTCCTGGCGAGTGCTAAGGAACGCTGCTGGAAAGATATCTAG
- a CDS encoding iron-containing alcohol dehydrogenase, with protein MTTTNVSTAQWTTQAPFDVQPRTRLIFGPGSSTRIAELSLSLGAKRVMVVSDAGIVAAGHFQQIADSLRRAGLVVGSFHDFAENPTSAMVDAGVVSAAAFAPDLLIGLGGGSSLDCCKGINFVYSCGGRIHDYHGVGKATSDLLPMIAVPTTGGTGSETQSFALISDHETHTKMACGDPRAACRIAVLDPELTVTMPARVTSLTGIDAISHAIETYVTVRRNAMSTTYSRSSFGLLAKSFLRVLQAPDDLVARGDMQLGASLAGMAIETSMLGAAHATANPLTARHDIVHGQAVGLMLPAVIRFNGTKHALWYAELLREIALPGDPPLRVEDAPDRLADLVAGWVRSAGLATSLGALSIPTSQLDVFVEDALQQWTGTFNPIALDTESVRGLYQDVA; from the coding sequence ATGACCACGACCAACGTATCCACCGCCCAATGGACGACTCAGGCTCCATTTGATGTCCAGCCGCGAACGCGTTTAATTTTTGGTCCGGGATCTTCTACCCGAATTGCCGAGCTCTCGCTTTCGCTGGGAGCCAAGCGGGTGATGGTTGTCAGTGATGCGGGAATTGTCGCTGCAGGTCATTTTCAGCAAATCGCCGATTCGCTGCGGCGGGCGGGGTTGGTAGTGGGGTCTTTCCACGATTTCGCCGAAAATCCAACGTCTGCCATGGTCGATGCTGGCGTGGTTTCCGCAGCAGCGTTTGCACCCGATCTGCTGATCGGTCTGGGCGGAGGCAGCAGCCTGGATTGCTGCAAGGGTATTAATTTCGTTTATAGCTGTGGGGGCAGGATCCACGACTATCACGGAGTTGGCAAGGCAACGTCGGACTTGTTGCCGATGATCGCGGTCCCGACGACGGGTGGCACCGGCAGTGAGACGCAAAGTTTCGCATTGATCAGTGATCATGAGACTCACACCAAGATGGCTTGCGGTGATCCCCGGGCCGCTTGTCGCATTGCAGTACTCGATCCTGAACTGACCGTAACCATGCCCGCCCGGGTGACGAGCTTGACAGGCATCGATGCGATCTCTCACGCCATCGAGACCTATGTGACCGTTCGTAGAAACGCGATGTCCACGACGTATAGTCGCAGCTCGTTTGGATTGCTAGCCAAGTCCTTCTTGAGAGTGTTGCAGGCACCCGATGATTTAGTCGCTCGGGGCGACATGCAGTTAGGCGCTTCGTTGGCCGGAATGGCGATTGAAACCTCCATGCTCGGCGCCGCCCACGCGACGGCGAATCCATTGACCGCACGGCACGACATTGTGCATGGACAAGCGGTCGGATTGATGTTGCCGGCAGTCATTCGGTTCAACGGAACCAAGCATGCGCTGTGGTACGCCGAGCTGCTGCGAGAGATCGCACTTCCAGGAGATCCACCGCTGCGTGTGGAGGATGCCCCAGATCGCTTGGCTGACTTGGTCGCAGGATGGGTCCGATCAGCCGGACTGGCAACGTCGCTTGGGGCACTGTCGATTCCAACGTCGCAACTGGACGTTTTTGTTGAGGATGCTCTGCAGCAGTGGACGGGTACGTTCAACCCGATCGCGTTGGACACCGAGTCAGTACGAGGATTGTATCAGGATGTGGCGTAG
- a CDS encoding FHA domain-containing protein has product MTNVTIKVLHGSDRGKIFENISTPLTVGREEGNDIQLNDERVSRCHLKIQRDNDRLVLTDLDSTNGTKVNGAECQLKILRHGDLIAVGRSLMLLGSEEQIAERLRSIGGGSGSQSRDIKSSDDSIAVELHRAPEGQLPVEAMQVDELPAIPDGLTPGQKAQLCEILDYLQHRLERLIETVETDEATEQVLLKQAAWQRLLDVQSRLASLNRSITDPQWP; this is encoded by the coding sequence GTGACGAATGTAACGATCAAAGTTTTGCATGGATCGGACCGTGGCAAGATTTTTGAGAACATCAGCACGCCGTTGACCGTCGGGCGTGAAGAGGGCAACGACATTCAGCTCAATGATGAGCGAGTCAGTCGCTGCCATCTGAAAATTCAGCGTGACAACGACCGACTGGTACTGACGGACCTGGACAGCACCAACGGCACCAAGGTCAATGGAGCCGAGTGCCAATTGAAAATTTTGCGGCACGGTGATCTGATCGCCGTCGGACGCAGTTTGATGCTGCTCGGCTCTGAAGAGCAAATTGCCGAGCGGCTGCGGTCAATCGGTGGCGGCAGTGGCTCGCAAAGCCGTGATATCAAGTCCTCTGATGACTCCATCGCCGTGGAACTCCATCGGGCGCCCGAAGGCCAATTGCCCGTGGAGGCGATGCAGGTGGACGAATTGCCCGCGATCCCGGATGGGTTGACCCCTGGCCAAAAAGCGCAGCTCTGCGAAATATTAGACTATCTGCAACACCGACTTGAGCGACTGATTGAGACCGTTGAGACGGATGAAGCTACGGAACAGGTTTTGCTAAAACAAGCCGCATGGCAACGACTACTGGATGTTCAATCACGTTTGGCGTCGTTGAACCGCTCGATCACCGACCCTCAATGGCCCTGA
- the ykgO gene encoding type B 50S ribosomal protein L36 encodes MKVVSSIGALKYRHPDCQVVKRRGRIYVICKSNPKFKVRQGGAKIKKARR; translated from the coding sequence ATGAAGGTCGTCAGCAGCATCGGCGCGTTGAAGTACCGCCACCCGGATTGCCAAGTGGTCAAACGCCGTGGCCGAATTTATGTGATCTGCAAGAGCAATCCAAAGTTCAAGGTTCGCCAAGGTGGCGCAAAGATCAAGAAAGCCCGTCGCTAA